A stretch of the Rosa rugosa chromosome 5, drRosRugo1.1, whole genome shotgun sequence genome encodes the following:
- the LOC133710432 gene encoding topless-related protein 4-like, with translation MVKFWDMDNVNLLTSTDADGGLLASPPIRFNKEEILLAVSTNDNGIKLLANSYGIRLLRTVDASRAASVAVVKVSAVGTFGLSNITVGTGIGDRAAPMPGMVGLVSVMIISHG, from the exons ATGGTTAAATTCTGGGACATGGACAATGTTAACCTTTTGACAAGTACAGATGCAGATGGTGGACTGCTG GCTTCTCCTCCTATTAGATTTAACAAAGAAGAAATACTGTTAGCTGTCTCAACAAATGACAATGGTATTAAACTTCTAGCAAATTCATATGGAATTAGGTTACTGAGAACAGTGGATGCTTCCAGAGCTGCTTCTGTGGCTGTTGTGAAG GTCTCAGCAGTAGGAACATTTGGATTGTCTAACATTACTGTTGGAACAGGCATTGGAGATCGAGCAGCTCCAATGCCAGGCATGGTTGGACTGGTGAGTGTCATGATTATCTCTCATGGGTGA